One window of Sphingomonas sp. KC8 genomic DNA carries:
- the mdoH gene encoding glucans biosynthesis glucosyltransferase MdoH, whose amino-acid sequence MYLKQSLEQPVARYAESTAYGPLLPREAPLAMPEQSLGAARDFDQFAPPPTAIRMHGLFERRLFLVIGSFLLGVAAMLEMMRPFAADGIGLFDIVLSLLFLSLFSWITFGFLNALAGFFVLLGNGPGLSRWFTRLRLPHRRTAVLMPIYNEETAAVFGRISQMSASIAAIGGQDLFDIFVLSDSRADMEPQELAALHDVRMISPVRIFYRRRTENIARKPGNIADWVRRFGAAYENMIVLDADSLMSGPAMALLASAMEERPGVGLIQTIPTVVNARTFFARWHQFAATAYGPAASAGLQWWSGTEATFWGHNAIVRVRAFADSCGLPRLSGPEPFGGHVLSHDMVEAALLRRNGWSVHMVSLPEGSHEEFPPTVADHSVRDRRWCQGNLQHVRLLATRGFHWINRLQLLMGASAYLTSPLWMLMLMLGMVASLEGTNPAFSAPPAPWLIALTIMLLLGPKVIALLWLTVDERLRQSLGGGRKLAATVAIEIPLSMLMAPITMVNQTMAILDILRGRPVGWVPQRRDADGMVLKDALILCRLHVAIGAVLLIPFFIGAGGAIWTVPVAIGLVLSPFTAMLTSRIDIGDWFAGKGLFAVWNGPATSVNAVYPAGKAAMELAFMRRAAGPATRP is encoded by the coding sequence GTGTATCTGAAACAATCTCTGGAACAGCCTGTCGCCCGTTATGCGGAAAGCACCGCTTATGGGCCTTTGCTGCCGCGTGAAGCCCCGCTGGCGATGCCGGAACAATCGCTGGGCGCTGCCCGCGATTTCGATCAGTTCGCGCCCCCGCCCACCGCCATCCGGATGCACGGGCTGTTTGAGCGTCGCCTGTTTCTGGTGATCGGCAGCTTCCTGCTCGGCGTCGCCGCCATGCTGGAAATGATGCGCCCGTTCGCGGCCGACGGCATCGGCCTGTTCGATATCGTCCTGTCGCTCCTGTTCCTCAGCCTGTTCAGCTGGATCACCTTTGGCTTTCTGAACGCGCTGGCCGGTTTCTTCGTGCTGCTGGGCAATGGCCCCGGCCTGTCGCGCTGGTTCACCCGGCTGCGCCTGCCGCACCGGCGAACGGCGGTGCTGATGCCGATCTATAACGAAGAAACCGCCGCCGTTTTCGGCCGGATTTCGCAGATGAGCGCGTCGATCGCCGCGATCGGCGGACAGGATCTGTTCGATATCTTCGTGCTCAGCGATTCCCGCGCCGATATGGAACCGCAGGAACTGGCCGCGCTGCACGACGTGCGCATGATCAGCCCGGTCCGCATCTTCTATCGCCGCCGTACCGAAAATATCGCCCGCAAGCCGGGCAACATCGCCGATTGGGTCCGCCGGTTCGGCGCGGCCTATGAAAACATGATCGTCCTCGACGCCGATAGCCTGATGAGCGGCCCGGCGATGGCGCTGCTGGCATCGGCGATGGAAGAACGCCCCGGCGTCGGCCTGATCCAGACGATCCCCACGGTCGTCAACGCGCGGACCTTCTTTGCCCGCTGGCACCAGTTCGCCGCCACCGCTTATGGCCCGGCCGCTTCGGCGGGCCTGCAATGGTGGTCCGGCACCGAAGCCACCTTCTGGGGCCACAACGCCATCGTCCGCGTCCGTGCCTTTGCCGATAGCTGCGGCCTGCCCCGCCTGTCCGGGCCGGAACCGTTCGGCGGCCATGTGCTCAGCCATGATATGGTTGAAGCCGCCCTGCTGCGCCGCAACGGCTGGTCGGTCCACATGGTATCCCTGCCCGAAGGCAGCCATGAGGAATTTCCCCCCACGGTGGCCGATCATTCGGTGCGCGATCGCCGCTGGTGCCAGGGCAACCTCCAGCATGTCCGCTTGCTGGCGACGCGTGGCTTCCATTGGATCAACCGGCTGCAACTGCTGATGGGCGCATCGGCCTATCTGACCTCGCCTTTGTGGATGCTGATGTTGATGCTGGGCATGGTTGCATCGCTGGAAGGCACCAATCCGGCCTTTTCCGCCCCACCGGCGCCTTGGCTGATCGCGCTTACCATCATGCTGCTGCTGGGGCCGAAGGTGATCGCCTTGCTGTGGCTTACCGTCGATGAACGGCTGCGCCAGTCGCTCGGCGGCGGGCGCAAGCTGGCCGCCACCGTCGCGATCGAAATTCCGCTGTCGATGCTGATGGCGCCGATCACCATGGTCAACCAGACGATGGCGATCCTCGATATCCTGCGCGGGCGGCCCGTGGGCTGGGTGCCGCAGCGCCGCGATGCCGATGGCATGGTGCTGAAGGACGCGCTTATCCTGTGCCGCCTGCACGTCGCCATCGGCGCGGTGTTGCTGATCCCCTTCTTCATCGGCGCCGGCGGCGCGATCTGGACGGTGCCCGTCGCCATCGGCCTCGTCCTGTCGCCTTTCACCGCGATGCTCACCTCGCGGATCGACATTGGCGACTGGTTTGCCGGCAAGGGGCTGTTCGCCGTCTGGAACGGCCCGGCCACGTCCGTGAACGCGGTGTATCCCGCCGGCAAGGCGGCCATGGAACTGGCGTTCATGCGCCGCGCGGCTGGCCCGGCCACCCGTCCCTGA
- a CDS encoding alkene reductase: protein MPNLFDPVVLGDIELSNRVIMAPMTRSRAGEGDLPNDLHVAYYQQRATAGLIIAEGTQPSLNGKGYCRTPGIHTAEQVAAWRRVTDAVHAEGGRIVLQLMHVGRVASHLNKDPGAETVAPSAIRAKGQIYTEQGMMDLDTPRALETAEIAGVIAEYAQATTNALAAGFDGVELHCTSGYLPAQFLSSNSNQRTDQYGGSAANRIRFVVEAIDAMVAAGGAGRVGFRICPGNPFNDIHDDNPAETYGALLDALAPKGLAYLHLIEVANPQVDSRALAKQHWSGKLILNESITYEKAQELLADNVADAISFGRPFIANPDLVARWKAGAPLAKFDLATVYAGGEAGYSDYPAYEND from the coding sequence ATGCCAAATCTTTTCGATCCGGTCGTCCTTGGCGATATCGAATTGTCCAACCGCGTGATCATGGCGCCGATGACGCGCAGCCGCGCCGGCGAAGGCGACCTGCCGAACGATCTGCATGTCGCTTATTACCAGCAACGCGCGACGGCAGGCCTGATCATCGCCGAAGGCACGCAGCCCAGCCTGAACGGCAAGGGATATTGCCGCACGCCGGGCATCCACACTGCAGAACAGGTGGCCGCATGGCGCCGGGTGACGGACGCGGTGCATGCCGAAGGGGGCCGGATCGTGCTGCAGCTGATGCACGTCGGCCGCGTCGCCAGCCACCTGAACAAGGATCCGGGCGCCGAAACCGTGGCCCCGTCGGCGATCCGGGCGAAGGGCCAGATCTATACCGAACAGGGCATGATGGACCTCGATACGCCGCGCGCGCTGGAAACGGCGGAGATCGCTGGGGTCATCGCCGAATATGCCCAGGCCACCACCAACGCGCTGGCCGCCGGCTTCGATGGTGTGGAACTGCACTGCACCAGCGGTTATCTGCCCGCGCAGTTCCTGTCGTCGAACAGCAACCAGCGGACCGACCAATATGGCGGCAGCGCCGCCAACCGCATCCGTTTCGTCGTCGAGGCGATCGACGCGATGGTGGCGGCCGGCGGGGCTGGCCGGGTGGGTTTCCGCATCTGCCCGGGCAATCCGTTCAACGACATCCATGATGACAATCCGGCCGAAACCTATGGCGCATTGCTGGATGCGCTGGCACCCAAGGGGCTGGCCTATCTGCACCTGATCGAAGTCGCCAACCCGCAGGTCGACAGCCGCGCGCTGGCCAAGCAACACTGGTCGGGCAAGCTGATCCTGAACGAAAGCATCACCTACGAAAAGGCGCAGGAACTGCTGGCCGACAATGTGGCCGATGCGATTTCGTTCGGGCGTCCCTTCATCGCCAACCCCGATCTGGTGGCGCGGTGGAAAGCCGGCGCACCGCTGGCCAAGTTCGATCTGGCGACCGTCTATGCCGGTGGCGAGGCTGGTTACAGCGATTATCCGGCCTATGAAAACGATTGA
- a CDS encoding glucan biosynthesis protein has translation MRPPSSSPPRAALTRRQALAGIASAPIILAFGGDAVARTAKSQPFSWDWLKQEAATRVATAWRAPKSAPHAAAIDYDEVNRISFRTDHALWRGDGIRETRFFPLHRFANVPVAISRVENGRAVPVPFSPAMFDIAPDKQGRRFPMAEGFAGFRLMNPAGRGDWIAFQGASYFRSAGALDQYGLSARGLAIDTGIPGREEFPVFTRFWLEAGPGDSLTVYAYLDGPSVTGAFRFVNRQTKDGPVQDVSASIHLRRDVERLGLAPLTSMFWYGEGNRAAAIDWRPEIHDSDGLAIHTGSGERIWRPLDNPANPTTNTYLDQAPRGFGLLQRDRAFDHYQDDGAFYEKRPNLWVEPIGDWGAGAVMLYEIPTRREIEDNIVAFWTPAAPAKEGQHFDIAYRLHWSGVDPAPASLARAVDCWTGVAGRPGHDPTPGARRLVADFAGDNLAGLDRTSGVDAVVSVDNGTILATHAYPVVGMPSRWRLIVDVAQLDARPSDLRAYLKRGGDALSETLLYLLP, from the coding sequence ATGCGCCCACCATCGTCCAGCCCGCCCCGGGCCGCCCTTACCCGCCGGCAGGCGCTGGCGGGCATAGCATCTGCCCCCATAATCCTCGCATTCGGTGGTGATGCCGTCGCCCGGACGGCCAAAAGCCAGCCCTTTTCATGGGACTGGCTGAAACAGGAAGCCGCCACCCGCGTCGCCACCGCCTGGCGGGCGCCCAAATCCGCCCCGCACGCCGCGGCGATCGATTATGACGAAGTCAACCGCATCAGCTTTCGCACCGATCACGCGCTGTGGCGCGGCGACGGGATCCGTGAAACCCGCTTCTTTCCGCTGCACCGCTTCGCCAACGTCCCCGTCGCGATCTCGCGCGTGGAAAACGGCCGGGCGGTGCCCGTCCCCTTCTCCCCCGCCATGTTCGATATCGCCCCCGACAAGCAGGGCCGGCGCTTCCCGATGGCCGAAGGCTTCGCCGGTTTTCGCCTGATGAACCCCGCCGGCCGGGGCGACTGGATCGCATTTCAGGGCGCATCCTATTTCCGGTCGGCCGGCGCGCTCGATCAATATGGCCTGTCCGCGCGCGGCCTCGCGATCGACACCGGGATCCCCGGGCGCGAGGAATTTCCCGTCTTCACCCGTTTCTGGCTGGAAGCCGGCCCCGGCGACAGCCTCACGGTCTACGCCTATCTCGATGGTCCCAGCGTCACCGGCGCCTTCCGCTTCGTCAATCGCCAGACGAAGGACGGCCCCGTCCAGGATGTCAGCGCGTCGATCCACCTGCGCCGCGACGTCGAACGGCTCGGCCTCGCGCCCCTCACCAGCATGTTCTGGTACGGCGAAGGCAATCGCGCCGCCGCGATCGACTGGCGACCGGAAATCCACGATTCCGATGGCCTGGCGATCCACACCGGATCGGGCGAACGGATCTGGCGTCCGCTCGATAACCCGGCGAACCCCACCACCAACACCTATCTCGATCAGGCGCCGCGCGGCTTCGGCCTGCTGCAACGCGATCGCGCCTTCGATCATTATCAGGATGACGGCGCTTTCTACGAAAAGCGGCCGAACCTGTGGGTGGAACCGATCGGCGATTGGGGTGCCGGCGCGGTGATGCTGTATGAAATCCCCACCCGGCGCGAGATCGAAGACAATATCGTCGCCTTCTGGACGCCGGCCGCCCCCGCCAAAGAGGGGCAGCATTTCGATATCGCCTATCGCCTCCACTGGAGCGGGGTGGACCCTGCCCCCGCCAGCCTCGCCCGCGCGGTCGATTGCTGGACCGGCGTCGCCGGGCGCCCGGGACATGATCCGACGCCAGGCGCGCGCCGCCTTGTCGCCGATTTTGCGGGCGACAATCTGGCCGGGCTGGATCGTACCAGCGGCGTCGATGCCGTGGTTTCGGTCGACAACGGAACGATCCTGGCAACCCACGCCTATCCGGTTGTCGGCATGCCGTCGCGCTGGCGCCTCATCGTCGATGTCGCCCAGCTGGACGCCCGACCGAGTGATTTACGGGCTTATCTGAAGCGCGGGGGCGATGCACTGAGCGAGACGCTCCTGTATCTGCTCCCATAG
- a CDS encoding Hsp70 family protein, with amino-acid sequence MSASPGPRALGLDFGTTNSVVALANGGAEPELIEFSGEHADGAVFRTALCFWQDDGGRRDLAVEAGPWAIAEYIEYPEASRFIQSFKSVAASASFETASVFEKRFRFEELGGFFLDKLVGHANGALADRPERIVVGRPVEYAGSRPDPVLARQRYDAMFKDFGTDIHYVYEPIGAAFSYASRLTKPATILVADFGGGTSDFSVVQVAEPGAARRCTPLGSAGIGLAGDRFDYRIVDKLVLPMLGKGTAYKSFDKELEIPRSYFADFADWSRLALMRNRRTIDELNRLKKSAVDADAIGRMIAVIENELGYALYDAVGQLKRTLSTTDTAHFHFDGGGLSIEADVTRADFEGWIADDIAQIEATVDRALASAGVAPGAIDRVFLTGGSSLIPAIRQIFASRFGDDRISSGGELTSIAHGLAMIGQQDDIAAWAS; translated from the coding sequence ATGTCGGCATCCCCCGGCCCGCGCGCGCTTGGGCTAGATTTCGGGACCACCAACAGCGTCGTTGCGCTGGCGAACGGTGGCGCCGAACCCGAACTCATCGAATTTTCGGGCGAACATGCCGATGGCGCGGTGTTCCGCACGGCCCTGTGCTTCTGGCAGGATGATGGCGGCCGCCGCGATCTCGCGGTCGAAGCCGGTCCCTGGGCGATCGCCGAATATATCGAATATCCCGAAGCCAGCCGCTTCATCCAGTCGTTCAAATCGGTCGCCGCCAGCGCCAGCTTCGAAACCGCATCCGTATTCGAAAAGCGGTTCCGCTTCGAAGAACTGGGCGGCTTCTTTCTCGACAAGCTGGTCGGCCATGCGAACGGCGCGCTTGCCGATCGGCCCGAACGGATCGTCGTCGGCCGGCCCGTGGAATATGCCGGCAGCCGGCCCGATCCGGTGCTTGCCCGCCAACGTTATGACGCGATGTTCAAGGATTTCGGCACCGACATCCATTATGTCTATGAACCGATCGGGGCTGCGTTCAGCTACGCCTCGCGCCTCACGAAACCCGCCACCATCCTCGTTGCCGATTTCGGCGGCGGCACCAGCGATTTCTCGGTCGTCCAGGTGGCCGAACCGGGGGCTGCCCGCCGCTGCACCCCGCTCGGCTCCGCCGGTATCGGCTTGGCCGGCGATCGCTTCGATTATCGCATCGTCGACAAATTGGTGCTCCCCATGCTCGGCAAGGGCACCGCGTACAAATCGTTCGACAAGGAACTGGAAATCCCGCGCAGCTATTTCGCCGATTTCGCCGATTGGTCGCGCCTCGCGCTGATGCGCAACCGGCGCACGATCGACGAACTCAACCGGCTGAAGAAAAGCGCGGTCGATGCCGACGCCATCGGCCGGATGATCGCGGTGATCGAAAACGAACTCGGCTATGCGCTGTACGACGCCGTCGGCCAGTTGAAGCGCACGCTATCCACCACCGACACCGCCCATTTCCATTTCGACGGCGGCGGCCTGTCGATCGAGGCGGATGTCACCCGCGCCGATTTCGAAGGCTGGATCGCCGACGATATCGCCCAGATCGAAGCCACCGTCGATCGTGCCCTCGCCTCCGCCGGCGTTGCGCCCGGTGCCATCGACCGCGTGTTCCTCACCGGCGGCTCGTCGCTCATCCCCGCCATCCGCCAGATCTTCGCCAGCCGCTTCGGCGACGACCGCATCTCCTCTGGCGGCGAACTCACCTCCATCGCCCACGGCCTCGCCATGATCGGCCAGCAGGACGACATCGCCGCATGGGCGAGTTGA
- a CDS encoding GIY-YIG nuclease family protein, producing the protein MERDRQGGWVYIMADRYRGTIYVGVTSHLAARIHQHRTGDGSDFCRRYRLDRLVLAEQVASIIDGIAQEKRLKRWRREWKFALIERGNPEWLDLYPHLA; encoded by the coding sequence ATGGAACGGGATCGGCAAGGCGGCTGGGTCTACATCATGGCCGATCGCTATCGGGGCACCATATATGTGGGCGTGACATCGCATCTGGCGGCACGCATTCACCAGCACCGCACAGGTGATGGGTCGGATTTCTGCCGGCGTTATCGGCTGGACAGGCTTGTGTTGGCCGAACAGGTGGCCTCCATCATCGATGGTATCGCACAGGAAAAGCGCCTGAAGCGCTGGCGGCGCGAATGGAAATTCGCGTTGATCGAGCGTGGTAATCCCGAGTGGCTCGATCTCTATCCGCACCTTGCCTGA